A genomic window from Periweissella cryptocerci includes:
- a CDS encoding MucBP domain-containing protein, whose translation MKTQKIISKVLLSAMLAGAFVGAPLQNGRILGQETAASAATKDIKVTDGAKLTDGTYFVSFSNYKNGTDDPSASMNKYLISPAKIEINGQSTKVTMLMTDDANKLLTHYTMGETKETQIEGVKTAVGFEITIPTTLLSKRIVTSMTYEMKPGTTHTPFADLQFDKFATYSMAFLKGVSGDEQSMASSFFDKGALVTPATEGGYNVSLTTDIDKGWFVDDEPIKLDIPGVPVTSTLNADGQQVLTWHADSMADLLKLQQMKMTINIDFGSPYHETYDVRLGMDYANVNVMIKGTDADKTDKLVYPNGKMITAPTYAHYKLQGNSTYTVAGSGDVTFTYVPNNYKLTVKYVDEKGKTIKSATTSTQQYKTTKKVSAPSIKGYAKPTTSNTVTFDGNKTVTFAYKAKSYKLTVKHVDKKTGKVIKTEKLTKKFGTKVNLGKKNLKGYKKTTKSYTVTGKQTITIKYAAKKYKKVTVKYVNQKGKQIAKSKKVTVAKNTKETFKPKKIKKYKTPKKKVVTIKNHKTIIFTYKHK comes from the coding sequence GTGAAAACACAGAAAATTATTAGTAAAGTACTATTGAGTGCAATGCTCGCAGGGGCATTTGTTGGTGCGCCATTGCAAAATGGGCGTATTTTGGGACAAGAAACGGCAGCGAGTGCTGCAACGAAAGACATCAAAGTTACCGATGGGGCTAAATTAACAGATGGAACTTACTTTGTATCGTTTTCAAATTACAAAAATGGTACAGATGATCCTTCAGCTTCAATGAACAAATATTTAATTTCACCGGCTAAAATTGAGATTAACGGACAAAGCACAAAAGTTACGATGTTGATGACTGATGATGCTAACAAGCTACTAACGCATTATACAATGGGCGAAACTAAGGAAACGCAAATTGAAGGCGTAAAAACGGCCGTGGGTTTTGAAATTACAATTCCAACTACATTGTTATCAAAGCGAATTGTGACATCAATGACTTACGAAATGAAACCAGGAACCACACATACACCGTTTGCCGATTTACAATTTGATAAATTTGCAACGTACTCAATGGCATTCTTAAAAGGTGTCAGTGGCGACGAACAATCAATGGCCTCATCATTTTTCGATAAAGGTGCTTTAGTGACACCCGCAACTGAAGGGGGCTACAATGTCAGTTTGACTACTGATATTGATAAAGGCTGGTTCGTGGATGATGAACCAATTAAGTTGGATATTCCAGGTGTTCCAGTGACATCAACTTTGAATGCTGATGGTCAACAAGTTTTAACTTGGCATGCTGATTCAATGGCTGATTTGTTAAAACTGCAACAAATGAAGATGACGATTAATATTGATTTTGGATCACCATACCACGAAACATATGATGTGCGGTTGGGTATGGATTACGCAAACGTGAACGTCATGATTAAAGGTACGGATGCCGATAAGACAGACAAATTGGTATACCCAAATGGCAAAATGATTACGGCACCAACCTACGCCCATTACAAGTTACAAGGAAATTCAACTTATACAGTTGCGGGATCTGGTGACGTTACATTCACTTATGTCCCAAACAATTACAAGCTAACCGTGAAGTATGTTGATGAGAAGGGGAAGACAATCAAGTCAGCGACAACTAGTACCCAACAATACAAGACAACGAAGAAGGTTTCTGCCCCAAGTATTAAGGGTTACGCAAAGCCAACTACAAGCAATACGGTAACGTTTGATGGTAATAAGACCGTGACGTTTGCTTACAAAGCCAAGTCATACAAGTTAACGGTTAAGCACGTTGATAAGAAGACGGGCAAAGTAATCAAAACTGAAAAGTTGACGAAAAAATTTGGTACTAAGGTTAACTTGGGCAAGAAGAATTTGAAGGGTTACAAGAAAACCACTAAGTCATACACGGTTACGGGTAAGCAGACGATTACCATCAAGTATGCGGCGAAGAAGTACAAAAAGGTCACCGTCAAATACGTTAATCAAAAGGGCAAGCAAATTGCTAAGAGCAAGAAAGTTACGGTAGCTAAGAACACCAAGGAAACTTTCAAGCCTAAGAAGATTAAAAAGTATAAGACACCTAAGAAAAAGGTTGTGACAATCAAGAATCACAAAACAATCATTTTCACATATAAGCACAAGTGA
- a CDS encoding thiamine pyrophosphate-dependent enzyme, with the protein MAKLMAGQALAQVLVNWDIDHIYGIPADSINNTVEGFWRERENLKYIQVRHEEAGALAAAADAKLTGKIGAVFGSAGPGATHLLNGLYDAKMDRVPLLAIVGQTSTELMNTNYFQELNEDPIFADVALYHKTITNAAQIPYVIDQAIRAAYEGKGVAVVIVPDNLSAQEIEYTPAKTAAKHIYDEKLTVNADSVAEFNKLVADAKRPVLWIGKGLMSARKEVIEFSEKFSIPVVNTVPAVGIIPDDHPSAMGARGRLGTKPAFEVTQDADLIILAGTNYPFSRYLPGDKTLIQINNNMADLGKQSDIDYAFLADAQLFLRAAIAAGDKVETTNWLKAAQADMVNWNTWMDAIADDESKGLSAEAVLREMRNHAGDDDVFTLDVGNNTAWGVRAAKMNANQKLSLSEWFATMGYSLPAGIAAKLSFPDSQVWSVSGDGGFAMNMQDLLTEVKYSLPVVNIVLENKQLGFILHEKIALGQEPYGIDLIGADWAKYAESMGALGFTVTSIAEAKDVFNKVAELQANGNTKPVVIDAKIKDENPIDVAFVPVDPAKFDAETIANYKAEYNVFGQPALSEILADLEK; encoded by the coding sequence ATGGCAAAATTAATGGCTGGCCAAGCTTTGGCACAAGTATTAGTAAATTGGGATATCGATCACATCTATGGTATTCCCGCCGATTCAATCAACAATACAGTCGAAGGGTTCTGGCGCGAACGTGAAAACTTGAAGTATATTCAAGTACGGCACGAAGAAGCTGGTGCATTGGCTGCGGCAGCTGATGCTAAGCTAACTGGTAAGATTGGGGCGGTCTTTGGTTCTGCTGGACCTGGTGCAACGCACTTGTTGAACGGTTTGTACGATGCCAAGATGGACCGCGTTCCATTGCTTGCAATTGTTGGTCAAACATCAACTGAATTGATGAACACTAACTATTTCCAAGAATTGAATGAAGACCCTATTTTTGCCGATGTGGCACTTTATCACAAGACAATCACTAACGCTGCTCAAATTCCTTACGTGATTGACCAAGCAATTCGGGCAGCTTACGAAGGTAAAGGGGTAGCCGTTGTTATCGTGCCTGATAATTTGAGCGCCCAAGAAATTGAATATACGCCGGCTAAGACTGCGGCTAAACACATTTACGATGAAAAGCTCACCGTTAATGCTGATAGCGTTGCTGAATTCAACAAGTTGGTAGCTGATGCCAAGCGCCCAGTATTGTGGATTGGTAAGGGCTTGATGAGTGCCCGCAAGGAAGTTATCGAATTTAGTGAAAAGTTCAGTATTCCAGTTGTGAATACTGTGCCTGCCGTGGGTATCATTCCTGATGATCACCCATCTGCAATGGGCGCGCGTGGTCGTTTGGGAACTAAGCCAGCATTTGAAGTTACTCAAGATGCTGACTTGATTATCCTTGCTGGTACTAACTACCCATTTAGCCGTTACTTGCCAGGTGATAAGACGCTTATTCAAATCAACAACAACATGGCTGACTTGGGCAAGCAATCAGATATTGATTACGCTTTCTTAGCCGATGCTCAACTATTTTTGCGTGCAGCTATTGCTGCTGGTGATAAGGTTGAAACGACTAACTGGTTGAAGGCTGCTCAAGCTGATATGGTTAACTGGAACACTTGGATGGATGCAATTGCTGATGACGAATCAAAGGGCTTGTCTGCTGAAGCAGTGCTCCGCGAAATGCGCAACCACGCAGGTGACGATGATGTCTTCACGCTTGATGTTGGTAACAACACTGCTTGGGGTGTCCGTGCTGCTAAGATGAACGCCAACCAAAAGTTGAGCTTGTCTGAATGGTTCGCTACGATGGGTTACAGCTTGCCAGCCGGAATTGCGGCTAAGTTGAGCTTCCCTGATAGCCAAGTTTGGTCAGTTTCCGGTGATGGTGGATTTGCAATGAACATGCAAGACTTGCTCACTGAAGTTAAGTACAGCTTGCCAGTTGTCAATATCGTACTTGAAAACAAGCAACTTGGTTTCATTTTGCACGAAAAGATTGCCTTGGGTCAAGAACCTTACGGAATCGATTTGATTGGTGCTGACTGGGCAAAGTACGCTGAATCAATGGGCGCACTTGGCTTCACGGTCACTTCAATCGCCGAAGCTAAGGATGTCTTCAATAAGGTTGCCGAACTTCAAGCTAACGGTAACACCAAGCCAGTTGTAATCGACGCTAAGATTAAGGATGAAAATCCAATCGACGTCGCATTTGTACCAGTTGATCCAGCGAAGTTTGACGCTGAAACAATTGCTAACTACAAGGCCGAATACAATGTCTTTGGCCAGCCAGCATTGAGCGAAATCCTTGCTGATTTGGAAAAGTAA
- a CDS encoding peptidylprolyl isomerase: protein MMIKEQINKVVPVLIVIVSIVSVTWIIAQKMADPTLVTTKYGKISQADYYQKIKTMPEAKNILRQATLDQILAAKYGDKVTNTMVKGSYQTSRAMYSVSDWSKALKQSGYTPDTYKAQIKKNLIAREAIKANVKITKADLQQQFKQYYPNVTVADIMVGNKVTALKVIQELKAGKSFEKILATQSLDTTTNGNQGIMPAFNSTSINVDPAIKKVAFTLANNQISPEPIKGSNGYYVIKMLKNPGKGSVAKYKDILTTQIINDYMAGTNGRSALSIYQRLYKQSNVDVRDKTLAAVGKFAQ, encoded by the coding sequence ATGATGATCAAAGAACAAATTAATAAGGTAGTGCCCGTACTAATAGTCATTGTCAGCATTGTTAGTGTTACTTGGATAATCGCTCAGAAAATGGCGGATCCAACATTAGTTACAACTAAATACGGTAAAATCTCACAAGCTGATTATTATCAAAAAATCAAAACAATGCCGGAAGCCAAAAACATATTAAGACAGGCCACGCTTGACCAAATTTTAGCGGCAAAATATGGTGATAAAGTTACCAACACAATGGTTAAGGGGAGCTATCAGACTAGTCGCGCAATGTATAGCGTGTCAGATTGGAGCAAAGCACTGAAACAAAGTGGGTATACTCCAGACACATATAAAGCACAAATCAAAAAGAATTTAATTGCCCGTGAAGCAATTAAAGCGAACGTTAAAATTACGAAAGCTGATTTACAGCAACAGTTCAAACAATACTATCCAAACGTGACGGTTGCTGACATTATGGTTGGAAATAAGGTAACTGCGCTCAAAGTTATTCAAGAATTAAAAGCTGGCAAGTCTTTTGAGAAAATACTGGCAACGCAGTCATTAGATACAACGACTAACGGCAATCAAGGTATTATGCCGGCGTTTAATTCAACATCAATTAATGTTGATCCAGCAATTAAAAAGGTGGCCTTTACTTTAGCGAATAATCAGATTAGTCCCGAACCCATTAAGGGGAGTAATGGATATTATGTCATCAAAATGCTCAAGAATCCTGGCAAAGGTTCTGTTGCTAAATATAAGGACATTTTGACCACACAAATTATTAATGATTATATGGCAGGGACTAACGGACGCTCTGCGCTGTCGATTTATCAGCGGTTATACAAGCAAAGTAACGTTGATGTTAGGGATAAAACGTTAGCTGCCGTTGGAAAATTTGCACAGTAA
- a CDS encoding NEAT domain-containing protein, giving the protein MMQRIKWQLGLAITTCILAALTVLSCVSANTAVQYQVLKDGTQDASYASAYFVQPAHVNVVGDKYQVTMLIKTEPDLGKYPVKMQSVGGQKVSAVKRYRQNKSYIYQFSYHTKDVNQPVAANIRIDAKPINYHHTYKIGLVLAADNVAPFVESTKGQTDSVKKSRTAASHVTQKATPSKKTTKSSKSASVQVARAGDKANDVPVNATQVSSSSSSSSSSVSGTLGDLSNQDQPQVITQQVSYWPYVAIGVAAGGVLGGATVWLLNRRKKG; this is encoded by the coding sequence ATGATGCAACGAATTAAATGGCAATTGGGGCTCGCAATCACGACCTGTATTTTAGCTGCACTAACGGTATTGAGTTGTGTATCAGCAAATACGGCTGTGCAATATCAAGTATTAAAAGACGGTACGCAGGATGCATCATATGCGAGTGCGTATTTTGTCCAACCGGCTCACGTGAACGTCGTTGGGGATAAATACCAAGTCACAATGTTAATTAAAACGGAACCAGACCTTGGCAAGTATCCAGTTAAGATGCAAAGTGTTGGTGGTCAAAAAGTTTCAGCGGTGAAACGGTACCGCCAAAATAAAAGTTATATTTATCAATTTAGTTACCACACTAAAGATGTAAATCAACCGGTTGCGGCTAATATTAGAATTGACGCAAAGCCGATTAACTATCACCACACGTACAAAATCGGGCTAGTGTTGGCTGCTGATAATGTTGCACCGTTTGTGGAGTCAACGAAAGGGCAGACCGATTCAGTGAAAAAATCTAGGACTGCTGCATCACACGTAACACAAAAAGCTACCCCTAGTAAAAAAACGACAAAGAGTAGCAAATCGGCTTCTGTACAAGTCGCTAGAGCAGGTGATAAAGCAAATGATGTTCCAGTCAACGCAACGCAAGTAAGTTCAAGCAGTTCAAGCAGTTCAAGCAGTGTAAGTGGAACCCTAGGTGATTTGTCGAACCAAGATCAACCACAAGTAATTACACAACAGGTCAGCTACTGGCCATATGTCGCCATTGGAGTTGCGGCAGGTGGTGTGTTGGGTGGAGCGACGGTTTGGTTGCTGAATCGACGGAAAAAGGGGTGA
- a CDS encoding WxL domain-containing protein, producing MKITKLVASSLLATVILGAVPVIANADDSAAYSTTGQVAFVPSTSTTPTTPVNPTDPDTPVVPVDPTNPDTPVTPGTSGPLSIDYISNFDFGSQQITTATKTYEATAQSFTDAKQAAAPLYAQVTDNRGSDAGWNLSAKVSKFTSGANELTGAQISLANSAAVKATTNNAVAPTVSNVTLDPANAATVASAAKGAGAGTWVDSFGSNSDLGSATDTATDGTTSSRDTDKAVTLEVPNGGNAKAQKYTATIDWTLADTPAN from the coding sequence ATGAAAATTACTAAATTAGTAGCATCATCACTTTTAGCAACCGTTATTTTGGGCGCAGTTCCAGTTATTGCAAACGCAGATGACTCTGCCGCATATTCAACAACTGGTCAAGTAGCATTCGTTCCAAGTACTTCTACAACACCAACTACGCCAGTTAATCCAACTGATCCAGACACACCAGTTGTCCCAGTGGATCCAACTAATCCAGATACCCCAGTGACACCAGGTACGTCTGGACCTTTGTCAATTGATTACATTTCAAATTTTGATTTTGGTTCACAACAAATCACCACAGCTACCAAGACGTACGAAGCGACCGCACAATCATTTACTGATGCTAAACAAGCAGCTGCCCCATTGTATGCCCAAGTAACTGATAACCGGGGTTCTGACGCTGGGTGGAATTTGAGTGCCAAGGTATCTAAGTTTACAAGTGGTGCAAACGAATTGACTGGTGCGCAAATCAGTTTAGCTAATTCTGCTGCTGTGAAGGCAACAACAAATAATGCCGTTGCACCAACTGTTTCAAACGTTACCTTGGATCCTGCCAATGCAGCCACAGTTGCCTCAGCAGCTAAAGGTGCCGGTGCCGGTACATGGGTAGATAGTTTTGGTTCTAATAGTGATTTGGGATCTGCTACTGATACAGCCACTGATGGTACTACTAGTTCACGAGATACTGATAAGGCCGTTACGCTTGAAGTGCCTAATGGTGGTAACGCCAAGGCACAAAAGTATACCGCAACAATTGATTGGACTTTAGCAGATACACCAGCTAACTAA
- a CDS encoding WxL domain-containing protein, translating into MGRYKHSYWKKRVAISGAALLMIASVGVIPESLIKMNVSPTVVHADTNTDVTTVSDFDNTHTYTSANSKVGDLFKSSGSAKTPTISGNVLTASLTSRSSTGEVGAVGFTNQINFGQDFKITGQIGFSDTTGDGISVVFAPVNPNKIASGVAGAGLGLWGLPNAFGLVYDMYANNGDTHYIGTNNFNMGDFNNKDAKNADTITSYISAGPFTDGMSAVPGNNQSVKANSGSPVGATEQVINWRFTDGSGKLIAVDGANKNDKLDNNPGNQVASINSSLTSGYENITISYSASTGKLTISIPDNAKKLPVIGTLLNQTYGSNTDAKTWTMTIPASMQNQGYAMGVVASDSSNSDNNFNFKLNDYSMPVKTANVTFDGKANASVANPSDFNFTKSTGAIANVGDVITVIPDASYLADAQKLANFDPDYVYIAPKVKGYAMTAPQQFTVGQNDSDNNFVLDYSKAGSMTVHYQIKGQAAGSYIDDVVVKNGSNTTSGLSSKSYSIETPLLPGYTADKTVVTGAFDGSDETTVVTYTPVTVSPLDPSNPNVSQPVKPVDTVTGNAAANPTSGSLTLDYAPSFNFGTQTISTGAQKYYATSQKYSDGTKNSVPYVQVSDRRPDKSGWKLNAMISNFKDSDGDVLPITSLDYQNGALKVATDNSLPTPNVVGNGMSSSFTTNELVPNVATTIISAPENEGHGTFLGNFGSANDLATITGEAGAKTSREVDKDVALNVVNGQNAKSTAYQASITWTLSDTPSN; encoded by the coding sequence ATGGGTAGATATAAGCATAGTTATTGGAAAAAGCGGGTGGCAATCAGTGGAGCTGCATTACTGATGATTGCTAGTGTAGGCGTGATACCTGAATCGTTAATCAAGATGAATGTATCTCCCACTGTTGTGCACGCCGATACGAATACTGATGTAACTACGGTTTCAGATTTTGATAATACCCACACTTATACAAGTGCGAATTCAAAAGTTGGTGATTTGTTTAAAAGTAGCGGTTCGGCGAAAACACCGACAATTAGTGGTAATGTATTGACCGCCTCATTGACGTCTAGAAGCAGCACAGGTGAAGTTGGTGCGGTAGGATTCACTAATCAAATTAATTTTGGGCAAGATTTTAAAATAACGGGACAAATTGGTTTCTCTGATACAACAGGTGACGGAATTTCAGTCGTCTTTGCGCCAGTAAACCCAAACAAAATCGCATCGGGTGTCGCCGGTGCGGGGCTTGGACTCTGGGGATTACCGAACGCATTCGGACTAGTCTATGACATGTACGCCAATAATGGTGATACCCACTATATTGGTACTAATAACTTCAACATGGGGGATTTTAATAATAAAGATGCTAAAAATGCTGATACCATCACATCGTATATAAGTGCGGGACCGTTCACTGATGGTATGAGTGCAGTTCCTGGTAATAATCAAAGTGTGAAAGCGAATTCTGGTTCACCAGTGGGTGCTACTGAACAGGTTATTAATTGGCGATTCACTGATGGGAGCGGTAAATTAATTGCGGTTGATGGCGCGAATAAGAACGATAAATTGGATAATAATCCAGGTAATCAAGTTGCGTCGATTAACTCTAGCCTAACAAGCGGTTACGAAAACATCACAATTTCGTATTCAGCAAGTACGGGAAAATTAACCATTTCAATTCCTGATAATGCTAAAAAATTACCAGTTATCGGGACATTACTGAACCAAACGTATGGCTCGAACACCGATGCAAAAACGTGGACAATGACAATTCCGGCGTCGATGCAGAATCAAGGTTATGCGATGGGGGTTGTGGCATCAGATTCAAGTAACTCAGATAATAATTTTAACTTCAAACTAAATGATTACAGTATGCCAGTTAAAACCGCTAACGTAACGTTTGATGGTAAAGCAAACGCGTCAGTTGCTAATCCTAGTGATTTTAATTTTACGAAATCAACGGGCGCAATCGCAAATGTAGGGGACGTAATCACGGTAATCCCGGATGCAAGTTATCTGGCCGATGCTCAAAAATTAGCTAATTTCGACCCGGATTATGTCTATATTGCGCCGAAAGTTAAGGGCTATGCAATGACGGCACCACAACAATTTACGGTCGGCCAAAATGATAGCGATAATAATTTCGTCCTCGATTACAGCAAAGCTGGGTCAATGACAGTCCATTATCAGATTAAAGGTCAAGCAGCAGGATCATATATTGACGATGTGGTAGTTAAAAATGGGAGTAACACAACTAGTGGACTATCCAGTAAAAGTTATTCGATTGAGACACCACTATTACCGGGATATACTGCTGACAAAACGGTGGTTACTGGGGCTTTTGATGGTAGCGATGAAACAACAGTAGTCACGTATACACCAGTCACGGTTAGCCCGCTAGACCCAAGCAATCCGAATGTCAGTCAGCCGGTTAAGCCGGTTGATACAGTGACTGGCAACGCCGCCGCTAATCCAACTAGTGGATCATTAACATTAGACTATGCACCATCGTTTAATTTTGGCACGCAAACGATTAGTACTGGTGCACAAAAATACTATGCGACATCACAGAAATACAGTGATGGTACAAAAAATTCGGTACCATATGTTCAAGTGTCAGATCGTCGCCCTGATAAATCAGGTTGGAAGCTGAATGCAATGATTTCTAATTTCAAAGACAGTGATGGGGATGTCCTGCCAATCACGTCATTAGATTATCAAAATGGAGCGCTTAAGGTAGCGACTGATAATTCATTACCAACACCGAATGTCGTTGGTAATGGAATGAGTAGTTCATTTACTACAAATGAACTAGTGCCAAATGTGGCAACTACGATAATTTCGGCACCAGAGAACGAAGGCCATGGCACATTTCTTGGTAATTTTGGTTCAGCTAATGACTTGGCAACTATTACTGGTGAAGCCGGTGCTAAAACTAGTCGTGAAGTAGATAAAGACGTTGCATTGAATGTTGTAAATGGGCAAAATGCAAAATCAACAGCGTATCAAGCATCAATTACGTGGACGCTAAGTGATACACCTAGTAATTAA
- a CDS encoding DUF916 and DUF3324 domain-containing protein, with the protein MSKLTKILLAIAATIAMFIGATTIGHASALPFSVNPILPKNQVNSLHTYFDLKVKPGSTQTLKVVLVNETKKAVQVKPIINAAKTNVNGVVDYTAPSLKLDGSAPADMANILKTTRSVKIPAKSKTTVTFKLQVPQKKFKGVLAGGITFKPVEGKQTNAAKGMSIINRYAYVVGIVLRESNQPVKPVMKLTKVQPAQINYRNVISSALVNKTATYLNQVKVITKVTKQGNQKVLYSAKKAGMQIAPNSQFNFPTQLNGKDLVAGKYRMDLKLISGLSTWHFKRDFTINGAKARALNRKDVTIKHNYTWWFIVAGVVLLLLVIFFIYLRMKKKEKELRAIIAEQGDK; encoded by the coding sequence ATGTCAAAACTAACAAAAATTTTATTGGCCATTGCAGCAACAATTGCGATGTTTATTGGGGCGACGACGATTGGCCATGCCAGTGCACTTCCATTTTCAGTTAATCCTATCCTACCTAAGAATCAGGTGAATAGTCTGCACACATATTTTGACTTGAAAGTTAAGCCAGGATCGACACAAACATTGAAAGTTGTCCTGGTTAACGAGACCAAAAAAGCTGTTCAGGTCAAACCGATTATTAATGCGGCTAAAACTAACGTGAACGGGGTCGTTGATTACACTGCTCCAAGCTTGAAACTTGACGGTTCGGCGCCAGCTGACATGGCCAATATTTTAAAAACGACTCGGTCTGTAAAAATACCAGCAAAATCCAAGACTACCGTCACGTTTAAACTGCAAGTACCGCAAAAAAAATTTAAGGGCGTGCTTGCTGGTGGAATTACATTCAAACCGGTTGAAGGCAAGCAAACCAATGCTGCCAAAGGAATGTCAATTATTAACCGGTATGCATATGTCGTCGGGATTGTGCTCCGTGAAAGTAATCAACCAGTCAAACCAGTGATGAAGTTAACTAAGGTGCAGCCAGCACAAATTAATTATCGAAATGTAATTAGTAGTGCCTTAGTCAATAAAACAGCAACGTATTTGAATCAAGTCAAAGTCATTACTAAAGTTACAAAGCAAGGTAATCAGAAAGTGCTCTATTCGGCCAAGAAAGCGGGCATGCAGATTGCACCTAATTCTCAATTTAATTTCCCAACGCAATTAAATGGTAAAGATCTGGTCGCCGGTAAATACAGAATGGATTTGAAATTGATATCCGGCCTGAGCACTTGGCATTTTAAACGTGATTTTACTATTAACGGAGCCAAGGCCCGGGCGCTAAATCGAAAAGATGTCACAATCAAGCATAACTACACATGGTGGTTTATTGTAGCGGGAGTTGTATTACTACTACTAGTTATTTTCTTCATTTATTTACGAATGAAGAAAAAAGAAAAAGAATTGCGGGCCATCATTGCAGAACAAGGGGATAAATGA
- a CDS encoding tyrosine-type recombinase/integrase produces MTLYRKNSDGNSSWEFLELVLADEKSAKYQRRWHRGYSTRAKAVTASKQYSDDIRIPLEQVTVFSDLVQLWFDKYEAGVKGSTALRTRTIIENHLLQSAMLGDLLVTEITVATVQNVVDVLAQKLQKHNRCVYYLAEIFKFAVQNGIIESNPVLNISIPREQKVQASKAQYWEREQIVEFLGIVSREYIGRNHKIYIFFRLLIFTGMRKGELMALRWSDIDFDRQEVKISKTVSRDSSGIQVITSPKTEKANRIVVLDRETCRILREYRKVIKPRVNDLIVPNTEGKPLCMTKGDKWLKHIIAKYGLIPMTMHGFRHTFASLAKDAGLDELQVQYQLGHVDVKTTLQYYVHLTNRSKREGIKKFSHYINS; encoded by the coding sequence ATGACTTTGTACAGAAAAAATAGCGATGGAAATTCATCATGGGAATTTTTGGAACTGGTTCTCGCCGATGAAAAAAGTGCCAAATATCAACGTCGCTGGCATCGAGGTTATTCTACGCGAGCAAAGGCTGTCACAGCAAGTAAACAGTACAGCGATGATATCAGAATACCACTCGAACAAGTAACCGTATTTTCGGATTTAGTTCAGCTATGGTTCGATAAATACGAAGCGGGAGTGAAAGGTAGTACTGCTCTACGGACACGAACGATTATTGAGAATCATTTGCTGCAATCGGCAATGTTAGGTGATTTATTAGTGACAGAGATAACGGTCGCAACAGTTCAAAATGTCGTGGACGTGCTCGCACAAAAACTACAAAAGCATAATCGTTGCGTATATTATCTTGCTGAAATTTTTAAGTTTGCAGTGCAAAATGGAATCATCGAGAGTAATCCAGTCCTAAACATTTCGATTCCACGTGAACAAAAAGTTCAGGCAAGCAAGGCTCAATATTGGGAACGTGAACAAATTGTCGAATTTTTAGGAATTGTATCACGTGAATATATTGGCAGAAATCATAAAATATATATTTTTTTCAGATTATTAATATTTACTGGAATGCGAAAAGGCGAACTTATGGCATTACGTTGGAGTGATATTGATTTTGATCGTCAAGAGGTAAAAATCAGTAAAACAGTATCACGCGATAGTAGTGGCATCCAGGTAATTACGAGTCCTAAAACGGAAAAAGCGAATCGTATTGTTGTTTTAGATCGTGAAACGTGTAGAATCTTGCGAGAATATCGTAAAGTAATTAAGCCAAGAGTGAATGATTTAATCGTGCCTAATACTGAGGGTAAGCCACTATGTATGACTAAAGGCGATAAGTGGTTGAAACATATTATCGCGAAATATGGCTTAATTCCGATGACAATGCATGGATTTAGACACACATTTGCCAGCTTAGCCAAAGACGCCGGCCTAGATGAATTACAAGTTCAATATCAATTAGGGCACGTCGATGTCAAAACAACGTTACAATACTACGTTCATTTGACTAACCGTTCCAAACGTGAAGGCATAAAAAAATTCAGCCATTATATCAATAGCTGA